A single Rhopalosiphum padi isolate XX-2018 chromosome 4, ASM2088224v1, whole genome shotgun sequence DNA region contains:
- the LOC132928559 gene encoding cytochrome P450 6a2-like, with the protein MISFSSWLEIVPVAAIASVLLAYAYCTRHYGHWTALGVPHTKPTPLLGHFAGPTTGRESATITVDTLYRRFTSHRYFGLYQLRHPMLVVRDPELVHAVLATEFGSFHDRLMSRTSFEHDGLFNSLVNLRGDRWKAVRAKLSPTFTVAKLKAMFASLHVCTGQLVDKLLLLTSGGQGIVNVTDISSKFTIDTIGRCAFGINCNTLFDSNTEFQRAGQAVFTPTLKSSVLNFMRLIDLGWLVDLFRLRSMPDLVYEFYLNLFQDTMELRKSEKEDRNDFISILTKLRNDEKKNNSRIELFTDDVLASNAFIFFAAGFETTASAMSYCLYELALNQDIQVELRKQIKHTLNENEGILTYDVVKDMKYLDMVLNETLRIHPPGPALLRVCTKKFKIPDSDITLDIGTKVLIPTYSLQHDPVYYPNPEVFDPLRFTEDNKASRPNGTFLPFGDGPRICIGLRFAMMEAKTGLAEIISKFEVFPCKDTKIPIKLNPRSILLTPNEPICLLFKQIK; encoded by the exons ATGATCTCCTTCAGTAGTTGGCTGGAGATCGTACCGGTGGCCGCTATTGCGTCGGTGCTGCTGGCGTACGCGTACTGCACGCGCCACTACGGGCACTGGACGGCGCTGGGCGTGCCACACACCAAACCGACACCGTTGCTGGGCCACTTCGCCGGGCCCACGACGGGCCGCGAGTCGGCCACCATCACAGTGGACACGCTCTACCGGCGGTTCACCAGCCATCGGTACTTTGGGCTGTACCAGCTCCGGCACCCCATGCTTGTGGTGCGTGACCCCGAACTGGTACACGCGGTGCTGGCCACAGAGTTCGGGTCGTTCCACGATCGGTTGATGAGCCGAACGTCGTTCGAACACGACGGGCTGTTCAACAGTCTGGTGAACCTGAGGGGCGACAGGTGGAAAGCGGTCCGGGCTAAGTTGAGCCCCACGTTTACCGTGGCCAAGCTCAAAGCCATGTTCGCCAGTCTGCACGTGTGCACCGGCCAACTCGTCGACAAACTGTTGCTATTGACGTCCGGTGGCCAag GTATTGTTAATGTCACCGATATATCATCAAAATTTACAATCGATACAATTGGAAGGTGTGCTTTTGGGATAAATTGCAATACTCTTTTTGACTCAAACACAGAATTTCAACGAGCTGGACAAGCGGTCTTTACACCCACACTGAAATCATCTGTATTAAACTTCATGAGGTTAATTGATCTAGGATGGCTTGTGGACTTGTTCCGATTACGTAGTATGCCCGATTTAGtctatgaattttatttaaacttatttcaaGATACAATGGAGTTACGTAAAAGCGAGAAAGAAGATCGCAATGATTTCATTTCGATTTTAACCAAATTGAGgaacgatgaaaaaaaaaacaacagtcGAATTG aATTATTTACTGATGATGTCTTAGCttcaaatgcatttatatttttcgcGGCTGGCTTTGAAACCACTGCATCTGCTATGAGCTATTGTCTTTATGAGTTAGCTTTGAATCAAGACATTCAAGTCGAATTGCGCAAACAAATCAAGCACACGCTAAATGAAAACGAAGGGATTCTCACTTACGATGTGGTgaaagatatgaaatatttgGATATGGTGTTAAATG aaaCGTTGAGAATACATCCACCTGGACCTGCTCTACTGCGAGTatgtactaaaaaatttaaaataccagaCAGTGACATAACTTTGGACATCGGTACGAAAGTTTTGATACCCACATATTCACTACAACACGATCCCGTATATTATCCAAATCCAGAAGTATTTGATCCTCTGCGGTTCACCGAGGATAATAAAGCTTCGAGACCAAATGGAACATTCCTGCCATTTGGCGATGGACCTAGGATTTGTATCG GTTTACGTTTCGCAATGATGGAAGCCAAAACAGGACTAGcagaaataatatcaaaattcgaAGTATTTCCGTGTAAAGATACAAAAATtcctattaaattaaatccaaGATCTATTCTACTGACACCAAATGAaccaatatgtttattgtttaaacaaattaagtga
- the LOC132929125 gene encoding LOW QUALITY PROTEIN: uncharacterized protein LOC132929125 (The sequence of the model RefSeq protein was modified relative to this genomic sequence to represent the inferred CDS: deleted 5 bases in 4 codons; substituted 1 base at 1 genomic stop codon), translating into MSCVAAVMAVVLAVLQITGGQLHRSQNEDPLQRHGDVQGQMDGEWKCPEVRNVSCACDLPHTLRCTGGKSTFETVAQALRNLSGTSSISLLDCTVQNVGSLPARMLDGVSLHGLVVSSGEIKSVSDAAFDGLGSPLQALGLPNNQLERVPSSALAMLSGLERLDLSHNRLHTIHNNSFKGSPNLTFLDLSNNSIHFISPDAFVNLPFLKVLRLQNNLLTSASTSHLQGLRSLVDLDLSSNLLAGQLGPSTLPRLPNLQVISLAHNQLNSVRRGSFAGLEGIVSLTLNHNQIDVLEDHGFRAVPTLSHLDLANNRIVAVSSASLAHLTKLKTLDLSHNFLRSLTSDLIVPLKSIQVIKLDDNDISIVAEGALNTGNHITSISLSDNPLNCDCSLLYFAGWLSNHSATHAAGDTAVCATPPSLENGLLQDLPVSKLTCGGEDSVPPPEGPLASMQPYTGTKISLRSYQFDGSRISLGWTVVAPVISYYCNALVIYEDVGNHEVLLDSKPVRCNSSQLPDAKSLTLSLSANELQPTHSYRYCVVLVEGYANDKSDESAMVLGCSDIIPLVPNANQVVQPNNRAAATGTADPPDIQNLTTSFVPPSSLFVAVHLSSVRPDAGKCTITVSVYTMGRPLAHHRLNCTAPWTTVTDLPTERSYQVCASIGSKFPKDDEETMVCTSVDGGAGGIGTGGGGPADWLFAALGAKSYAFLLSATFTAVVFLFVLLAYRTRVSGVQQXKSTGRANAVQTHQCFLPVPPPDNGTHRPRYVKLQATTVCNKQCGWLLLQLTSNSRSKSTVTRSCGTRGRRTAQNFSEYCKMYNVFSF; encoded by the exons ATGTCGTGTGTGGCAGCGGTGATGGCAGTCGTACTCGCGGTACTCCAAATTACCGGCGGCCAGCTGCATCGGTCGCAGAACGAAGATCCGCTGCAACGGCACGGAGATGTACAAGGACAGATGGATGGCGAATGGAAGTGTCCGGAAGTGCGGAACGTGTCGTGCGCTTGTGATCTACCGCACACATTACGCTGCACCGGCGGCAAGTCGACGTTCGAGACTGTGGCCCAGGCGCTCAGAAATCTGTCCGGTACGTCGTCAATATCGCTTCTGGACTGCACCGTGCAGAACGTGGGCTCACTTCCGGCCAGGATGCTGGACGGGGTCTCGCTGCACGGGCTGGTCGTGTCGTCCGGCGAGATCAAGTCCGTTTCGGACGCCGCGTTTGACGGGCTCGGGTCTCCGCTCCAAGCGCTTGGCCTGCCCAACAACCAGCTCGAGCGGGTACCCAGCTCGGCGCTGGCCATGCTCAGCGGGCTCGAGAGGCTCGACTTGTCCCACAACCGTTTGCACACCATTCACAACAATTCGTTCAAG GGATCGCCAAATTTGACGTTTTTGGATTTGAGCAATAATTCCATTCATTTCATCAGCCCAGATGCATTTGTTAATCTACCGTTTTTGAAAGTGCTTCGTCTCCAAAACAATCTGCTTACGTCAGCTTCAACTTCCCATCTCCAAGGGCTTCGATCGTTGGTCGATTTAGACCTTAGTTCTAACCTGCTGGCCGGTCAATTAGGTCCGAGCACGTTGCCTAGGTTGCCGAATTTACAGGTCATATCGCTGGCGCATAATCAGCTCAACAGCGTTAGGCGTGGATCGTTTGCTGGACTCGAGGGCATAGTGTCGCTTACGCTTAATCACAACCAGATCGACGTACTCGAGGATCACGGTTTCAGAGCGGTGCCTACATTGTCCCATTTGGACTTGGCCAACAACCGCATCGTGGCGGTGTCCAGTGCTTCACTCGCCCACCTGACCAAACTCAAAACGCTCGATTTGTCACACAACTTCCTGAGGAGTTTGACGTCCGATCTCATCGTACCGCTAAAGAGTATCCAAGTTATAAAGCTCGACGACAACGATATATCAATTGTGGCTGAAGGCGCACTGAACACCGGCAATCATATAACTAGCATATCTTTATCAG ACAACCCGTTGAACTGCGACTGTAGTCTATTGTATTTCGCCGGTTGGCTGTCCAATCACAGTGCTACCCACGCGGCCGGCGATACGGCTGTGTGCGCCACTCCGCCGTCGCTGGAAAACGGCCTGCTCCAGGATCTTCCCGTATCCAAGTTGACGTGCGGCGGCGAGGACAGCGTGCCGCCGCCCGAAGGTCCTCTCGCTTCGATGCAGCCGTATACCGGTACGAAAATCTCGTTGCGCTCTTACCAGTTCGACGGCAGCCGGATCAGCTTAGGTTGGACCGTCGTAGCGCCGGTCATATCGTACTACTGCAACGCACTAGTCATCTACGAGGACGTCGGCAACCACGAAGTATTGCTCGACTCGAAACCGGTCAGGTGCAATTCGTCC CAGTTGCCCGACGCCAAGAGTCTGACACTGTCGCTATCGGCTAACGAGTTACAGCCGACGCACAGTTACAG GTATTGCGTGGTACTGGTTGAAGGATACGCGAACGACAAATCGGACGAATCGGCCATGGTGCTGGGCTGCAGCGACATCATACCTCTGGTGCCGAACGCCAACCAAGTGGTGCAGCCCAACAACCGGGCGGCGGCAACGGGGACCGCGGACCCGCCAGACATCCAAAACCTGACCACGTCGTTTGTGCCTCCGTCGTCGCTGTTCGTGGCCGTACACCTGTCGTCCGTGCGCCCGGACGCCGGTAAGTGTACGATAACGGTATCAGTGTACACGATGGGCAGGCCCCTGGCACACCACCGGTTGAACTGCACGGCGCCCTGGACTACGGTCACGGATCTGCCGACCGAGCGG TCGTACCAGGTGTGTGCCAGCATCGGTTCAAAGTTCCCCAAAGACGACGAGGAGACCATGGTGTGCACGTCCGTGGACGGCGGCGCGGGCGGCATCGGAACCGGCGGCGGTGGCCCTGCCGACTGGTTGTTCGCG GCGTTGGGTGCCAAAAGTTACGCGTTCCTGTTGTCGGCCACGTTCACGGCCGTCGTGTTCCTGTTCGTGTTGTTGGCGTACAGGACTCGCGTGTCGGGCGTGCAGCAATAGAAGTCGACCGGCCGCGCGAACGCCGTCCAGACGCACCAGTGCTTTTTGCCAGTGCCACCACCCGACAACGGCACCCACCGGCCCAGG TACGTGAAACTTCAGGCCACCACCGTCTGTAACAAGCAGTGTGGATGGTTGCTTCTGCAGTTGACGTCGAACTCGCGGTCAAAGTCGACCGTCACTCGCTCTTGCGGAACACGTGGCCGCCGAACCGCTCAGAACTTTTCggaatattgtaaaatgtataacgtatttagtttttaa
- the LOC132928560 gene encoding DET1- and DDB1-associated protein 1 → MSIAEFLDGMPSFDKRNFSRFHSDNGRSKRVPVYITTDDQPCDQIIVTDKSNLLLRYLHNQWDKKHGGKKRELVETGEESASSSRKRPRVELGVL, encoded by the exons ATG tctATAGCCGAATTCCTGGATGGCATGCCATCCTTTGACAAACGCAATTTTTCCCGTTTCCATTCAGACAATGGTCGGAGTAAGCGTGTTCCAGTTTACATAACAACAGATGATCAACCTTGCGACCAAA ttattGTTACTGACAAGTCAAATTTGTTACTCCGGTATTTACATAACCAATGGGATAAAAAG cATGGAGGTAAAAAAAGAGAATTGGTTGAAACAGGTGAAGAATCTGCCTCATCGTCTAGAAAACGTCCAAGAGTAGAACTAGGTGTATTGTAA